From Proteiniborus sp. MB09-C3, the proteins below share one genomic window:
- a CDS encoding ATP-binding protein, with the protein MDRILLHKENKRLEFINELILEASYKQTNDEMLNTSLRKIAEIIDIDFGYIVNYNDKEIILTNAEGQYNLPEGFLEEAINFRFKNDIIRDEMGKRIFILNEENFNTPKQEYMIKKYDLKTLITVPIGSNDAFAAKLILLFSHKEKDDILEYVPLLKTIGNTLWILIQKQKIHEDYQNNIIRTEKLRALGELAGGIAHDFNNLLTTILGFSQIVLTRELSEDIREYMNIIHKSALDGKEIVDRIQGFNRKKFGNKKEVCSINSIVESSIEMARPRWKNFYEFYGNNLKIVKGLYSNSNIYCVEHEIREVIINLLSNAMDAMENGGILTIRTYDDEDKVIVEIGDTGVGIPEEIKEEVFEPFYSTKGINGTGLGLSIAKNIIEDHNGSIKLESKIGEGTTFNLSFDRFLKEPEAIDIFESNINAYDIDKELNILVVDDILQVGETVVQMLKTIEVSADIEVESEKVINRLSHKKYDIIICDLAMPELNGIDLSKIVKEQYHQTKFIIITGWPGRFKKDGYDSVDYIMRKPFTIEELAKAIKSVL; encoded by the coding sequence GTGGATAGGATTCTGTTACATAAAGAAAATAAAAGGCTAGAATTTATAAATGAGTTAATCCTAGAAGCATCGTATAAACAGACTAATGATGAAATGTTAAATACATCATTAAGAAAAATTGCAGAAATAATTGACATAGACTTTGGATATATAGTTAACTATAATGATAAAGAAATAATCCTAACAAATGCTGAGGGACAATATAATTTACCAGAGGGCTTTTTGGAAGAAGCAATAAACTTTAGATTTAAAAACGATATAATTAGGGATGAAATGGGGAAAAGAATATTTATATTAAATGAAGAGAATTTTAATACTCCTAAGCAAGAATATATGATTAAAAAGTATGACTTAAAGACTCTAATAACTGTACCTATAGGCTCTAATGATGCCTTTGCTGCTAAATTGATACTCTTGTTTTCCCATAAGGAAAAGGATGATATATTGGAATATGTCCCCCTTTTAAAGACTATAGGAAACACTCTTTGGATACTTATACAAAAGCAAAAGATACATGAGGATTATCAAAACAACATCATTAGAACGGAAAAGCTTAGGGCATTGGGAGAGCTAGCAGGAGGAATTGCCCATGATTTTAATAATCTGTTGACAACAATACTAGGGTTTTCCCAGATTGTATTAACTCGAGAATTAAGTGAAGATATAAGAGAGTACATGAATATCATCCATAAATCAGCCCTAGATGGGAAAGAAATTGTAGATAGAATACAGGGCTTTAATCGCAAGAAGTTTGGCAATAAAAAAGAAGTTTGTTCAATAAACTCAATAGTTGAAAGCAGTATAGAGATGGCAAGACCAAGATGGAAAAATTTTTACGAATTTTATGGAAACAATCTTAAGATAGTAAAGGGACTTTATTCGAATAGTAATATTTATTGTGTGGAGCATGAAATAAGAGAAGTAATTATTAATTTATTATCAAATGCTATGGATGCCATGGAAAATGGGGGTATATTGACTATTAGAACCTATGATGATGAAGATAAGGTAATAGTTGAAATAGGAGATACAGGGGTAGGTATTCCCGAGGAAATAAAAGAAGAGGTTTTTGAGCCTTTTTATAGCACAAAAGGAATAAATGGAACAGGATTGGGGCTTAGCATTGCAAAAAATATTATTGAGGATCATAATGGCAGTATTAAACTTGAAAGCAAGATTGGCGAGGGGACAACCTTCAATCTAAGTTTTGACAGATTTCTTAAAGAGCCAGAAGCCATTGATATATTTGAATCTAATATAAATGCTTATGATATAGATAAAGAACTAAATATCCTTGTAGTAGACGACATTCTACAGGTTGGTGAAACAGTAGTACAGATGCTTAAGACAATTGAAGTATCCGCCGATATAGAGGTTGAAAGTGAGAAAGTAATAAATAGATTATCTCACAAAAAATATGATATAATTATATGTGATTTAGCTATGCCAGAATTAAATGGTATAGATCTAAGTAAGATAGTAAAAGAACAGTATCATCAGACAAAATTTATTATCATAACAGGTTGGCCTGGAAGGTTTAAGAAAGATGGTTATGATAGCGTAGACTATATAATGAGAAAGCCTTTTACAATTGAAGAATTAGCTAAGGCTATTAAAAGTGTCTTATAA
- a CDS encoding divalent metal cation transporter: MKNDMAEKTTKKETNAFKKIISLIGPGLITAAVVMGPGSITVSSKAGATMGYSILWTVAVAAIMMGMFSKMGSTIGIMSKQSFLQTVTSKYGRVVAFIIGLGGFFIVAGFQTGNNIGVGLAFSTMFGGSIGMWAAIFTVIALVFLWGFSNIYGILEKVMTFLVFIMIITFFGNLFAIKPDFGQLMKGFIPSKPQIFGLVVSISATTFSVAAAAFQAYSVRSKGWTKNDLKEGIKSSNIGITILALISMVIMITAATVLKPAGVEINSAIDMAMQLEPLLGPAAKWLFLFGFWSAAFSSFIVNAMIGGTLLADGLGLGDTMDSKWSKIFASFVMVLGTVAAIAFGQNPLQLLVLAQGTTIFAVPMIAIVMLLLSNDKDIMQEYKNKTLTNIISVLAIIWLIYLSYNQLTAFIK; encoded by the coding sequence ATGAAAAATGATATGGCCGAAAAAACAACGAAGAAAGAAACTAATGCTTTTAAGAAAATAATTTCATTAATTGGACCTGGTCTAATAACAGCGGCAGTTGTAATGGGACCTGGCAGCATAACTGTCAGCAGTAAAGCAGGAGCGACAATGGGTTATTCAATATTATGGACAGTTGCTGTAGCTGCAATTATGATGGGTATGTTTTCAAAGATGGGATCTACTATTGGAATTATGTCAAAGCAATCTTTCTTGCAGACTGTAACTAGTAAATATGGGCGTGTAGTTGCATTTATTATTGGTTTAGGTGGATTCTTTATAGTAGCTGGATTTCAAACAGGGAACAATATTGGAGTAGGCCTTGCCTTTAGTACTATGTTTGGTGGGTCCATTGGAATGTGGGCTGCTATATTTACTGTAATAGCGCTAGTATTCTTGTGGGGATTTTCAAACATATATGGTATCTTAGAAAAAGTAATGACATTTTTAGTATTTATAATGATAATAACATTTTTCGGAAACTTATTTGCTATAAAACCAGATTTCGGACAATTGATGAAAGGATTTATACCTAGCAAGCCTCAAATATTCGGATTAGTTGTTTCTATATCTGCTACAACATTTAGTGTGGCTGCAGCAGCTTTCCAAGCTTATTCTGTTCGTTCAAAGGGATGGACAAAAAATGATTTAAAAGAAGGAATTAAAAGCTCCAACATTGGAATTACAATATTAGCCCTTATTAGTATGGTTATTATGATAACAGCTGCAACTGTACTGAAACCAGCTGGTGTCGAAATAAATAGTGCTATAGATATGGCGATGCAGCTAGAGCCTTTACTTGGGCCTGCAGCTAAATGGTTGTTCTTATTTGGATTCTGGTCAGCAGCATTTTCATCTTTTATAGTAAATGCTATGATTGGGGGAACTCTACTTGCTGATGGTTTAGGTCTAGGAGATACCATGGATAGCAAATGGTCTAAAATATTTGCTTCATTTGTAATGGTATTAGGTACAGTTGCTGCTATAGCATTCGGACAAAACCCACTTCAATTATTAGTATTAGCACAAGGAACAACTATATTTGCTGTTCCAATGATAGCTATAGTAATGCTTCTATTATCAAATGACAAAGATATAATGCAGGAATATAAGAACAAGACATTGACTAATATCATTTCTGTACTTGCAATAATTTGGTTAATTTACTTATCATATAATCAGCTTACAGCATTTATTAAATAA
- a CDS encoding ECF transporter S component has protein sequence MLIVREKMSTRTMVKTAVLSVLAFLIMYFEVPLWFTPPFLKVDLSDIPALIGAFSLGPVAGVVIELLKNILNVAIEGTTTGAVGELANFFVGSIFVFVAGIIYQNKKSFKSAILGMVAATIAMTVAVSVLNYYFLIPFYAKLFGVSVDQYVEMGAQVNRFVTDYKSFILYGIVPFNLLKGIMISVITIPLYKRVSPILHR, from the coding sequence ATGTTAATAGTAAGAGAAAAAATGAGCACTAGAACAATGGTAAAAACAGCAGTATTATCAGTATTGGCATTCTTAATAATGTATTTTGAAGTGCCTCTATGGTTTACTCCACCTTTTTTAAAGGTCGATTTAAGCGATATTCCAGCTTTAATAGGTGCATTTTCTTTAGGCCCTGTAGCTGGAGTAGTTATTGAATTACTTAAAAATATATTAAATGTGGCTATTGAGGGTACTACTACGGGAGCAGTAGGAGAGCTGGCAAACTTCTTTGTAGGAAGTATATTTGTATTCGTAGCTGGGATTATATATCAAAACAAAAAATCCTTTAAGTCTGCTATACTAGGTATGGTTGCAGCAACTATAGCTATGACTGTTGCAGTTTCTGTACTAAACTATTATTTTCTTATACCCTTCTATGCAAAGCTATTTGGAGTATCAGTAGACCAATATGTTGAGATGGGTGCGCAGGTAAACAGATTTGTCACAGACTATAAGAGCTTTATACTATATGGAATAGTACCCTTTAACCTTTTAAAAGGAATAATGATATCAGTTATAACAATACCGCTATATAAGAGAGTATCACCTATATTGCATAGATAG
- a CDS encoding amidohydrolase, translating to MDSFNQLWLKIKDQVIDLRRDIHKWPELAFEEYKTQEKIIEVLKKHDVDYEIVAKTGVLATIHGKHPGNTIAIRADIDALSVKEETELHFQSEREGYMHACGHDGHIAIAMGTLLALLENREFNGRVKFIFQPAEEKIGGARHFVEGGHLDDVSCIMALHLWPGLREGTIGIKDGAFMASNDYFEIEIRGKSTHGARPNEGIDSIYIGAKIVDELKTLVSREVDPVKGAVISIGSFNGGNSYNIIPETVHIQGTTRCLDKNLREFLGRRIQEICKGIGNLYGASVDVNYVYQYPVTYNHEKVNNIIAKAGEKVLGNDSVIKFTEPLMISEDFSFFTEKVQGAMFLLGIGNEEKDCIYPLHHSKFKFDEETTLKNGINIMYNSIINF from the coding sequence TTGGATAGCTTTAACCAATTGTGGCTTAAAATAAAGGATCAAGTAATAGATTTAAGACGAGATATTCACAAGTGGCCTGAGTTGGCATTTGAAGAGTACAAAACTCAAGAGAAAATAATTGAAGTGCTGAAAAAGCATGATGTAGACTACGAAATAGTTGCTAAAACTGGAGTATTAGCAACGATACATGGGAAGCATCCTGGCAATACTATTGCAATAAGGGCAGATATAGATGCACTTTCAGTGAAGGAAGAAACAGAGCTACATTTCCAGTCTGAAAGAGAAGGATATATGCATGCCTGTGGTCATGATGGACATATAGCTATTGCAATGGGAACTCTATTAGCTCTATTAGAAAATAGAGAATTTAATGGAAGGGTTAAATTCATATTCCAGCCAGCAGAAGAAAAAATAGGTGGAGCTAGGCATTTTGTAGAAGGCGGACATTTAGATGATGTGTCATGTATAATGGCATTGCATCTATGGCCTGGACTTAGGGAGGGAACCATTGGGATTAAGGATGGAGCTTTTATGGCTTCTAACGATTATTTCGAAATAGAAATAAGGGGAAAATCAACCCATGGTGCCAGACCAAATGAAGGTATAGATTCCATATATATAGGAGCTAAAATAGTTGACGAATTGAAGACATTGGTTTCAAGAGAAGTAGATCCTGTAAAAGGTGCAGTAATAAGCATAGGAAGCTTTAATGGAGGAAATAGCTACAATATAATACCAGAGACAGTTCATATACAAGGAACTACCCGTTGTCTTGACAAAAACTTGAGAGAGTTCCTCGGAAGGAGGATACAAGAAATTTGCAAGGGAATAGGAAATTTGTATGGGGCAAGTGTAGATGTCAATTATGTATATCAGTATCCTGTTACCTATAACCATGAAAAAGTCAATAACATAATAGCTAAAGCAGGAGAAAAGGTATTAGGTAATGACAGCGTAATAAAGTTTACAGAACCTCTTATGATATCTGAAGATTTTTCATTTTTCACAGAAAAAGTACAGGGAGCAATGTTTTTGCTAGGCATTGGCAATGAAGAAAAGGACTGTATTTATCCTCTTCACCATAGCAAGTTTAAGTTTGATGAAGAGACAACCTTGAAAAATGGAATCAATATTATGTATAACTCTATAATCAATTTTTAA
- a CDS encoding dihydrodipicolinate synthase family protein, translating to MKFKEIQGNIKNSIIPAVPVPFNTDGSINYESHQSYVKWMNQQPIKCVALWAHTGRGLYLSEEQREEVFNAWRNGLSDEKLILCGVGAKNDGQIDDEGYIEKAVEMAVHARKLGADIILPYAPTLFRGRPDQDEMIIKYHKRIAEVGLPMVLFFLYEAAGGITYSKEVLRELFKIENVVGIKMATLDSVMTYQDVSNLIMEEAPHVSLITGEDRMFGYTIMRGAVGALVGLGSIYTKLQNEMMNAYYNGNHKNFLEKSTIVDNLAEHTFYYPMEGYIQRVLYILAKKGIIQMEAANDPYGPLVTEEEKRRIDRFIEKLGDM from the coding sequence ATGAAATTTAAAGAGATTCAAGGCAATATTAAAAATTCAATAATTCCTGCAGTACCCGTACCATTTAACACAGATGGCTCTATAAACTACGAATCCCATCAATCCTATGTAAAATGGATGAATCAGCAGCCAATAAAATGTGTTGCATTGTGGGCACATACAGGAAGAGGACTTTATCTTTCAGAGGAGCAAAGAGAAGAGGTTTTTAATGCTTGGAGAAATGGCCTTAGTGATGAAAAATTGATTTTATGTGGTGTTGGTGCTAAAAATGATGGTCAAATAGATGACGAAGGCTATATTGAAAAAGCAGTAGAAATGGCTGTACATGCAAGAAAGTTAGGGGCAGATATAATACTTCCTTATGCGCCGACTCTATTTAGAGGCAGACCAGATCAGGATGAGATGATAATCAAGTATCATAAGAGGATAGCAGAGGTTGGACTTCCTATGGTTCTGTTCTTCTTGTATGAAGCTGCTGGAGGAATTACTTATTCTAAAGAGGTGCTAAGGGAGTTATTTAAGATAGAAAATGTTGTTGGAATCAAGATGGCGACCTTAGACTCTGTAATGACTTATCAAGACGTCAGCAATTTAATAATGGAAGAAGCTCCTCATGTATCCTTGATTACAGGGGAAGATAGAATGTTTGGATATACCATTATGAGAGGGGCAGTAGGAGCCTTAGTAGGCTTGGGCAGTATTTACACTAAGCTGCAAAATGAAATGATGAATGCTTACTATAATGGAAACCACAAGAATTTCTTAGAAAAATCCACTATTGTAGATAATTTAGCAGAGCATACATTCTACTATCCTATGGAGGGCTATATACAGAGAGTTCTTTATATATTAGCTAAAAAAGGAATAATACAAATGGAGGCTGCTAATGATCCATATGGTCCTTTAGTAACGGAGGAAGAAAAGAGAAGGATTGACAGATTTATTGAAAAGCTAGGAGATATGTAA
- the tsaE gene encoding tRNA (adenosine(37)-N6)-threonylcarbamoyltransferase complex ATPase subunit type 1 TsaE — translation MKQLLKINVDDIKETEKLGYTLGKLLTGGEIICMNGDLGAGKTTMTQSIAKGLDVEDYVTSPTFTIINEYKGRCPLYHFDVYRINDVDEMYDLGYEEYFYSDGVSIIEWANIIKEILPKERLDIMINKKDNIEGREIIIAGNGEKYINIIKLLSEEI, via the coding sequence ATGAAGCAATTGCTTAAAATAAATGTAGATGATATAAAAGAAACAGAAAAGCTGGGCTATACACTTGGAAAGCTATTAACTGGTGGGGAAATAATATGTATGAATGGGGATTTAGGAGCAGGGAAAACTACTATGACCCAATCAATAGCAAAAGGTCTAGATGTGGAAGACTATGTGACCAGTCCTACATTTACAATAATTAACGAATATAAAGGCAGATGTCCCTTATATCATTTTGACGTCTATAGGATTAATGATGTAGACGAGATGTATGATCTGGGATATGAAGAATATTTTTATTCAGATGGAGTATCTATTATAGAATGGGCAAATATAATAAAAGAAATACTGCCGAAGGAAAGATTAGATATAATGATTAATAAAAAAGATAATATAGAAGGCAGAGAGATAATTATAGCTGGAAATGGGGAAAAATATATAAATATTATCAAATTGCTTTCAGAAGAAATCTAA
- a CDS encoding alpha/beta-type small acid-soluble spore protein — MSKRRLVVPEARNAFEQFKTEIANEYGVDDPKNLAAKHTGVIVRELIAKAEKQLIDKE; from the coding sequence TTGTCTAAAAGAAGACTAGTCGTTCCTGAAGCTAGAAATGCTTTTGAACAATTCAAGACAGAGATAGCAAATGAATACGGGGTAGATGACCCTAAAAACTTAGCTGCAAAGCATACTGGAGTAATAGTGAGAGAGCTGATAGCAAAGGCTGAAAAGCAGTTAATAGACAAAGAGTAG
- the rimI gene encoding ribosomal protein S18-alanine N-acetyltransferase: protein MSNVIVREMAEKDIDEVIEIEKEAFETPWSREAFVLELIKNQLARYVVAEKDGKIAGYGGLWLILDEGHITNIAVSSAYRGQGIGNMIVEKLIDICEEREIKNMTLEVRKSNLIAQSLYKKYDFIDCGVRKGYYTDTKEDAVIMWRVK, encoded by the coding sequence ATGAGTAATGTAATAGTTAGGGAAATGGCTGAAAAGGATATAGATGAAGTAATTGAAATAGAAAAAGAAGCTTTTGAAACTCCTTGGTCGAGAGAAGCTTTTGTATTAGAATTGATTAAGAACCAATTAGCTAGATATGTTGTAGCAGAAAAGGATGGTAAAATAGCTGGTTATGGCGGACTATGGCTCATACTTGATGAGGGGCATATAACTAATATAGCCGTAAGCTCTGCATACAGAGGACAAGGCATAGGAAATATGATTGTTGAAAAGCTTATAGATATATGTGAAGAAAGAGAAATAAAAAACATGACATTAGAGGTTAGAAAATCTAATTTAATTGCTCAATCTCTATATAAAAAATATGATTTCATCGATTGTGGAGTTAGGAAAGGATATTATACAGACACTAAAGAAGATGCAGTTATTATGTGGAGGGTAAAATAA
- the menC gene encoding o-succinylbenzoate synthase, which yields MDINEKFKIDGARIVEVDIPYAIPFQISGGVSYSRKSLIIELLSDGIVGYGESAPFEAPFYSSETISSAKAMLEEWILPRIIGKEIQSIEDINRIINDSIRGNNFAKAGVETAYWDLVARKNNISLKALIYNKLKELGTTEEYLRNESYIYSGASVGIPEDNSYETLAKWIKEYIEEGYKRIKVKVKPGWDLKALETARAVVGNDFILWPDANASFNLKEHENILKEMDRYNCTFIEQPLHHDDIFDHCKLSKMIKTPICLDESLKSERIAEQTIEIKGSRIWNIKVQRVGGLYEALKIYCLASKHNIEVWGGTMPESGVGGASILALSTFAGFKYPACIEPSSRWYGKGKDIKEMVMDKDGKIHLTEEIGIGEINKDNYEKYGKIVYENIL from the coding sequence TTGGACATAAATGAAAAATTTAAAATCGATGGTGCGAGAATAGTTGAGGTTGACATACCTTATGCTATTCCATTTCAAATAAGTGGTGGAGTAAGCTATAGTCGTAAATCTTTAATAATAGAATTATTGTCAGATGGAATAGTTGGATATGGAGAATCAGCACCCTTTGAAGCGCCTTTTTATTCGTCGGAGACAATTTCTTCTGCAAAGGCTATGCTAGAGGAATGGATACTCCCAAGAATTATTGGCAAAGAAATTCAATCTATTGAAGATATAAATCGTATAATTAACGATAGCATAAGAGGCAATAATTTTGCTAAAGCAGGAGTAGAGACTGCTTATTGGGATTTAGTTGCAAGAAAAAACAATATTTCCTTAAAAGCTCTTATATACAATAAACTAAAGGAATTAGGCACTACAGAAGAATATCTAAGGAATGAATCCTATATTTATTCTGGTGCTTCAGTAGGAATACCCGAAGACAATAGCTATGAAACATTAGCCAAATGGATTAAAGAATACATAGAAGAAGGGTATAAAAGAATTAAAGTTAAAGTAAAACCAGGCTGGGACTTAAAGGCTTTGGAAACTGCAAGAGCTGTCGTGGGAAATGATTTTATATTATGGCCTGATGCCAATGCTTCATTTAATTTAAAGGAGCATGAAAATATTCTTAAAGAAATGGACAGGTATAATTGTACCTTTATCGAACAGCCTCTTCATCATGATGATATTTTTGACCACTGTAAGCTAAGTAAAATGATTAAGACTCCAATTTGCTTAGATGAGTCATTAAAATCAGAAAGGATTGCGGAGCAAACAATAGAGATAAAGGGTTCTAGAATTTGGAATATTAAAGTACAGAGAGTAGGTGGGCTCTACGAAGCCCTAAAGATATATTGTTTAGCTTCTAAACACAATATTGAGGTATGGGGAGGCACGATGCCTGAAAGTGGAGTTGGTGGAGCCAGTATATTAGCTTTATCTACATTTGCTGGATTCAAATATCCTGCATGTATAGAGCCTAGCAGCAGATGGTATGGCAAGGGAAAAGATATTAAGGAAATGGTTATGGACAAAGACGGAAAAATACATTTAACAGAAGAGATAGGCATAGGGGAAATAAATAAAGACAATTATGAGAAATATGGTAAAATAGTTTATGAGAACATACTTTAA
- the tsaB gene encoding tRNA (adenosine(37)-N6)-threonylcarbamoyltransferase complex dimerization subunit type 1 TsaB, translated as MKVLAIDTSSMSATCAIMDDDKLLVEYTLNHKLTHSQKIMPIIKEAFDSCGLKPEDIDIFAVAKGPGSFTGLRIGVATINGLAQATNKKVVGVSTLDALAFNLPYCGGIIVPVMDARRDRVFTGIYKWTGGNLHIIKEQTVLEVKELIDILIERPEKIVFAGDGTLVYKDAFSEALGEKAIFAPRSVNMARASSVAELAMAKAIEGKTESFFELVPDYLRESQAQREYNEKHCMTGDDNE; from the coding sequence ATGAAAGTCTTAGCCATAGATACCTCTAGTATGTCTGCAACCTGTGCAATTATGGACGATGATAAACTACTGGTGGAATATACTCTTAATCATAAATTAACTCATTCTCAAAAAATAATGCCAATAATAAAAGAGGCATTTGATAGCTGTGGATTAAAGCCTGAAGACATAGATATATTTGCAGTAGCAAAGGGACCAGGCTCATTTACTGGTTTAAGGATAGGAGTGGCAACCATAAATGGACTTGCTCAGGCAACAAACAAAAAGGTAGTAGGAGTATCCACACTTGATGCACTTGCATTTAATTTGCCATACTGTGGAGGAATAATAGTTCCTGTGATGGATGCCAGGAGAGATAGAGTATTTACAGGAATATATAAATGGACAGGTGGGAATCTACATATAATTAAAGAACAAACAGTTCTAGAGGTTAAAGAGCTTATAGATATATTAATTGAAAGACCTGAAAAAATAGTATTTGCAGGGGACGGAACTCTAGTGTATAAGGATGCTTTCTCAGAAGCATTAGGAGAAAAGGCTATATTTGCTCCAAGGAGTGTTAATATGGCAAGAGCCTCCTCTGTAGCTGAGCTTGCAATGGCAAAAGCTATAGAGGGAAAGACAGAAAGCTTTTTTGAACTTGTACCAGACTATTTAAGAGAATCTCAAGCGCAAAGAGAATATAATGAAAAGCATTGTATGACAGGTGACGATAATGAGTAA
- a CDS encoding amidohydrolase — MLLIKNAKIYTMSENGIIENGSILIEDGKIKEVGRDIVAPLDSEIIDAEGRLVTPGFIDAHCHLGMWEDGIGFEGSDGNEMVDPVTPHLRAIDGINPMDVTFKEAREGGVTCVATGPGSANVVGGQFVALKTYGDRIDDMIVKEPLAMKVAFGENPKRVYNGLKKSPITRMATAAILRDTLMKAKKYVEKLDKSKDDPTKAPEYDMKMEAMAKVIRKELPLKAHAHRADDIFTAIRIAKEFDVDITLEHCTEGHLIADYLAKEGKPAIVGPTLSDRSKFELRNLTFDTPKVLHNAGVKIAIMTDSPVIPLQYLPICAGLAARAGLEEMEAFKAITINPAEILGIQDRVGSIETGKDADIVIFDGNPLTDIGCKTFATIIDGKRVK, encoded by the coding sequence ATGCTTTTAATTAAAAATGCAAAAATTTATACAATGTCTGAAAACGGAATAATAGAAAATGGTAGCATTCTAATTGAAGACGGAAAGATAAAAGAAGTGGGCAGAGATATAGTTGCTCCTCTTGATTCAGAAATTATAGATGCAGAGGGCAGATTAGTGACACCTGGATTTATTGATGCTCACTGCCATTTAGGAATGTGGGAAGACGGCATAGGCTTTGAGGGCAGCGATGGAAATGAAATGGTTGATCCTGTCACACCACATCTAAGGGCAATAGACGGAATAAATCCAATGGATGTTACATTTAAAGAAGCAAGAGAAGGCGGAGTTACTTGTGTAGCTACAGGTCCAGGGAGTGCCAATGTTGTAGGTGGACAGTTTGTAGCTCTAAAGACATATGGTGATAGAATAGATGATATGATAGTAAAAGAGCCGCTAGCTATGAAGGTTGCATTTGGAGAAAATCCAAAAAGAGTTTACAATGGCTTGAAAAAATCACCAATTACTAGAATGGCTACTGCTGCCATACTTAGGGACACACTGATGAAAGCCAAAAAATATGTGGAAAAGCTTGATAAATCAAAGGATGACCCTACAAAGGCTCCAGAATATGATATGAAAATGGAAGCAATGGCAAAGGTTATTAGAAAAGAGCTTCCTCTAAAGGCACATGCTCATAGAGCTGATGATATATTTACTGCTATAAGAATAGCAAAGGAATTTGATGTAGACATAACTCTTGAACATTGTACAGAAGGACATTTAATAGCAGATTATCTTGCTAAGGAAGGAAAGCCAGCTATAGTAGGGCCTACTCTTTCTGATAGATCTAAATTTGAACTTAGAAATCTTACATTCGATACTCCTAAAGTACTTCACAATGCTGGAGTAAAAATAGCTATAATGACAGATTCTCCTGTTATACCACTACAGTATCTTCCAATATGTGCAGGATTGGCAGCAAGGGCAGGATTAGAGGAAATGGAAGCATTTAAAGCCATTACAATTAACCCAGCTGAAATATTAGGCATACAAGATAGAGTAGGAAGTATTGAAACAGGTAAGGATGCAGACATAGTGATTTTTGATGGGAATCCATTAACAGATATAGGCTGCAAGACTTTCGCTACTATTATTGATGGAAAAAGAGTGAAGTAG